A single genomic interval of Arachis duranensis cultivar V14167 chromosome 7, aradu.V14167.gnm2.J7QH, whole genome shotgun sequence harbors:
- the LOC107459913 gene encoding terpene synthase 10 — MDLPKLASIITSSTFTKVLLPLGKNSSFPATIIRTLNSPCSIQCNALNLVSNDNNNNSSKSQTTDRQIVAKYEPSIWPHEYIQSLNSEYKEETYLKQHHVLKEEVRKMLFKVENHVDQLDLIDVLQRLGVAYLFKSEIRNILDSIHNIDYSQKKKTLHATALEFRILRDHGYDISTDVFVDFLDERDNFKISQSVDIEGILSLYEASFYSWEGESILDEARDFTLKILEKYSFRNKSEGNYLSLLIDHSLEIPLHWRAPRWEAQWFIHAYETRKTMNPSLLEFAKLDYNILQTIHQEDLKHGSSWWKKQDLLEKLNFARDRLVENFLWPLAMNSEPHIEFFRRNLTKVNCLITTIDDIYDVYGTLEELELFTEAVDRWDPNIIDTLPEYMQLCFLSLYNFVNDLAFEFLKMNGFYIAPYLKKSWTDICKSYLIEAKWFHSAYKPGFEKYVENGWISIGMPVILVHTYFLVPHSFKREELPCIQEYCDMIRFPSTISRLVNDLGTYERESENGDTLKLIQCYMNETRASEKNAKEHIKFMLSLTWKKLNKEAHNSSLPQIFVGMAVNLARMAMCMYNHGDGHTIQDSQMKNRVLSLIVQPIPYKENRFW; from the exons ATGGATCTACCAAAACTTGCTTCAATAATCACATCATCAACATTCACCAAAGTGCTCCTTCCTCTGGGGAAAAATTCATCATTTCCAGCAACAATAATTAGGACCTTAAATTCCCCCTGCTCAATTCAATGCAATGCATTGAATTTAGTTTCTAacgataacaataataatagtagtaAAAGTCAAACAACAGATCGTCAAATTGTTGCTAAATACGAACCTTCTATTTGGCCTCATGAGTATATCCAGTCACTCAATAGTGAATATAAG GAGGAAACATACCTCAAGCAACACCATGTTTTGAAGGAAGAAGTAAGAAAGATGCTTTTCAAAGTTGAAAATCATGTTGACCAGCTTGATCTTATTGATGTGTTGCAAAGGCTTGGAGTGGCTTATCTTTTCAAGAGTGAAATAAGGAACATATTGGACAGTATCCATAACATAGATTACTCCCAAAAAAAGAAGACTCTGCATGCCACAGCACTCGAATTCAGGATCTTAAGGGATCATGGTTATGATATATCAACAG aTGTTTTTGTTGACTTTCTAGATGAAAGGGATAATTTTAAGATATCTCAGTCAGTTGATATTGAAGGAATATTATCACTATATGAAGCCTCATTTTATTCATGGGAGGGTGAAAGTATATTGGATGAAGCAAGAGATTTCACTTtgaaaattcttgaaaaatatTCATTCAGAAATAAGAGTGAAGGGAACTACTTATCACTCCTAATTGATCATTCTTTGGAGATTCCATTGCATTGGAGGGCTCCACGATGGGAGGCACAATGGTTCATTCATGCTTATGAAACAAGGAAAACAATGAATCCTTCTTTACTTGAGTTTGCTAAATTGGATTACAACATTCTTCAAACCATCCATCAAGAAGACCTCAAGCATGGGTCAAG TTGGTGGAAAAAACAAGACCTTCTAGAAAAGTTGAACTTTGCTAGAGATAGGTTGGTAGAGAACTTCCTTTGGCCTTTGGCAATGAATTCGGAGCCACATATTGAATTTTTCAGAAGGAATTTAACAAAAGTCAATTGCTTAATAACCACAATTGATGACATCTATGATGTGTACGGAACTTTAGAAGAGCTAGAACTTTTCACGGAAGCAGTTGATAG ATGGGATCCAAACATCATTGATACTCTTCCAGAATACATGCAGCTATGCTTTCTTTCGCTCTATAACTTTGTCAATGATTTGGCTTTTGAATTCCTAAAAATGAACGGTTTCTATATTGCTCCATACCTAAAGAAATCG TGGACAGATATATGTAAAAGCTATCTTATAGAAGCAAAGTGGTTCCATAGTGCGTATAAACCAGGGTTTGAGAAGTATGTAGAGAACGGATGGATCTCCATAGGCATGCCGGTTATACTTGTCCATACTTATTTTTTGGTTCCACACTCATTCAAAAGAGAAGAACTACCTTGCATTCAAGAATATTGTGACATGATTCGGTTTCCATCAACCATTTCACGCCTTGTTAATGATCTTGGAACATATGAA CGTGAAAGTGAAAATGGTGATACTCTGAAGTTAATTCAGTGCTACATGAATGAAACCAGAGCTTCCGAAAAAAATGCCAAAGAACATATAAAATTCATGTTGTCCTTAACATGGAAGAAACTAAATAAGGaagctcataattcttctttGCCTCAAATCTTTGTTGGCATGGCTGTGAACCTGGCCAGAATGGCAATGTGCATGTATAACCATGGAGATGGACACACTATTCAAGATTCTCAAATGAAGAATCGTGTTCTATCATTAATTGTTCAACCCATTCCTTACAAAGAAAACCGTTTTTGGTGA